The proteins below are encoded in one region of Sporanaerobacter acetigenes DSM 13106:
- a CDS encoding FAD-dependent oxidoreductase, with amino-acid sequence MDQLAKNSSIRSEKIMLKYKGDNEMRAKIIEMAQHISGLKINFTEDDPRYYVFADLVNDEQADVVIAMKRRKPEAVEDIAARVNKNYAETFDICMQLADMGIIEIKPQEDGTDKFELPIYVPGIYELMMLNPEQVETHPEIARAFEQYTRETVEPVTSIMPMGNGAMRVIPVESAIQAETRKAPYEELSYWLTKYQNHIGIAPCQCRLVRTQMDEGTGSIAEELCILLGATAESAIRTGKARRITKEEAEKVLLQAEKKGYMHQVTNMDGTNKIWAICNCQRDVCLALRTSQYFNTPNMSRSNYVAEVDPEKCGACGQCVETCPANAVRLGQNLCTKKPIEYPFTPLPDDHKWGPERYNPDFRENFENVYDCGTSPCKTTCPAHIAVQAYIKLAAQGKYLDALELIKKENPFPAVCGRICPHNCESECTRGDIDEPVAIDEIKKFIADIELNSETRFVPEKLYNFNDIKIAIIGSGPAGLSCAYFLAQKGYTITVFEKQQKPGGMLTLGIPSFRLEKDVVEAEIDVLRQLGVEFICGVEVGKDITLDELRTQGYKGFYIAIGAQGGRKLNIEGEDHEDVINGVDYLKDINLGKDIKTEGNVVVIGGGNVAIDVARTSLRTGAKTVNMFCLEGENEMPAQDEEVLEAKGEGIVINNGWGPKRIIIEDGKVKSVEFKRCLSVFDEDGRFNPKYDESDIKTVKADKVLLSIGQSIVWGDMLNNSKVELNRNMTAKADQLTYQTGEPDIFIGGDVYSGPKFAIDAIAAGKEGAESLHRYVHPGQSLTLGRNRRIFKAVDKDNLNLDGYDKAKRQKVHLDSAKNNTFSDPRVTFTEEQLKAETDRCLKCGVAHVDVNRCIGCGECTTRCKFDAITIHRKFDAHSYGYENIKPHALKRAISIKVKTALNPNKNSMDK; translated from the coding sequence TTGGATCAATTGGCTAAAAACTCAAGTATCAGAAGTGAAAAAATAATGCTTAAATATAAGGGGGACAATGAAATGCGTGCAAAAATTATTGAAATGGCACAACATATCAGTGGCTTAAAAATAAATTTCACTGAAGATGACCCACGATATTATGTATTTGCTGATTTAGTAAATGATGAACAAGCTGATGTTGTTATTGCCATGAAAAGAAGAAAACCTGAAGCAGTAGAAGATATTGCAGCAAGGGTAAATAAAAATTATGCTGAAACTTTTGATATTTGTATGCAACTTGCTGATATGGGAATCATTGAAATTAAACCACAAGAAGATGGAACAGATAAATTTGAACTTCCAATTTATGTTCCAGGAATTTATGAACTAATGATGCTTAATCCTGAACAAGTTGAAACACATCCTGAAATAGCTAGAGCATTTGAACAATATACACGAGAAACTGTTGAGCCTGTCACCAGCATTATGCCAATGGGTAATGGAGCAATGCGCGTTATTCCAGTTGAATCAGCAATTCAAGCTGAAACCAGAAAAGCACCATATGAAGAATTGTCCTATTGGTTAACTAAATATCAAAACCATATTGGTATTGCACCATGTCAATGTCGTTTGGTTCGTACTCAAATGGATGAAGGTACTGGTAGTATAGCAGAAGAATTGTGTATTCTTCTTGGGGCTACTGCTGAATCAGCTATTAGAACAGGGAAAGCAAGACGTATTACAAAAGAAGAAGCTGAAAAAGTGCTTTTACAAGCTGAGAAAAAAGGTTATATGCATCAAGTTACAAATATGGATGGAACTAATAAAATTTGGGCAATTTGTAATTGCCAACGTGATGTTTGTCTAGCTTTACGTACTTCCCAATATTTTAATACACCTAATATGTCACGTTCTAATTATGTTGCAGAGGTTGACCCTGAAAAATGTGGAGCTTGTGGACAATGTGTTGAAACATGTCCTGCCAATGCTGTAAGATTGGGACAAAATTTATGTACTAAGAAGCCAATTGAATATCCATTTACCCCACTTCCTGATGATCACAAATGGGGTCCAGAACGCTATAATCCAGATTTCAGAGAAAATTTCGAGAATGTTTACGACTGTGGTACTTCACCATGTAAGACGACTTGTCCAGCTCATATTGCTGTTCAAGCATATATAAAATTAGCAGCTCAAGGAAAATATCTTGATGCTTTAGAGTTAATTAAAAAGGAAAATCCATTCCCTGCAGTTTGCGGTCGTATTTGTCCACATAATTGTGAGAGTGAATGTACTAGAGGAGATATTGATGAACCTGTTGCAATAGATGAAATCAAAAAATTCATAGCTGATATAGAATTAAATAGTGAAACAAGATTTGTTCCAGAAAAATTATATAATTTTAATGATATTAAGATTGCCATAATCGGTTCAGGACCAGCAGGACTTTCTTGTGCATATTTTCTAGCTCAAAAAGGCTATACAATCACAGTATTTGAAAAACAACAAAAACCTGGTGGAATGTTAACTTTAGGTATTCCTTCATTTAGGCTTGAAAAAGATGTTGTTGAAGCTGAAATTGATGTACTACGTCAATTAGGTGTTGAGTTTATATGTGGTGTTGAAGTAGGCAAAGATATTACTTTAGATGAATTACGTACTCAAGGATATAAAGGGTTCTACATTGCTATTGGTGCCCAAGGTGGTCGAAAACTTAATATTGAAGGCGAAGACCATGAAGATGTAATTAATGGTGTAGATTATTTAAAGGACATTAACCTAGGTAAAGATATAAAGACTGAAGGCAATGTTGTAGTAATTGGTGGCGGTAATGTAGCAATTGACGTTGCAAGAACTTCCCTTAGAACGGGAGCTAAAACTGTAAATATGTTCTGCTTAGAAGGCGAAAATGAAATGCCTGCCCAAGATGAAGAAGTTCTTGAAGCTAAAGGCGAAGGTATTGTTATAAACAATGGTTGGGGTCCAAAACGAATCATTATTGAAGATGGTAAAGTTAAGTCTGTTGAATTTAAACGTTGTTTAAGCGTCTTCGATGAAGATGGGAGATTTAATCCAAAATATGATGAAAGTGATATTAAAACCGTGAAAGCCGATAAAGTATTGTTATCAATAGGGCAATCTATCGTTTGGGGTGATATGTTAAATAACAGTAAAGTAGAATTAAATCGCAATATGACTGCCAAAGCTGATCAATTGACTTATCAAACAGGTGAACCCGATATCTTTATTGGTGGCGACGTTTATAGCGGACCAAAATTTGCTATAGATGCTATCGCTGCAGGTAAAGAAGGAGCTGAATCATTACACCGCTATGTTCATCCTGGTCAATCATTGACATTAGGAAGAAATAGAAGAATCTTTAAAGCAGTTGATAAAGATAATTTGAATCTTGATGGCTATGATAAAGCTAAACGTCAAAAAGTTCATCTTGATTCAGCTAAAAACAATACTTTCTCAGATCCACGTGTTACATTTACGGAAGAACAATTAAAAGCTGAAACTGATCGTTGCTTAAAATGTGGTGTTGCTCATGTTGATGTAAATAGATGTATTGGCTGCGGAGAATGTACAACAAGATGTAAATTTGATGCAATCACAATCCATCGTAAATTTGATGCTCATAGCTATGGCTATGAAAATATTAAACCACATGCACTT
- the hypB gene encoding hydrogenase nickel incorporation protein HypB, translating to MDQFKIVEIKQSIYKNNDIEAEKLRNKLKANNKFLLNLMSSPGSGKTTTLLRTIEQLKDSMKIGIMEADIDSDVDAKTIADTGVKTIQLHTGGMCHLDAQMTSEGLDNLEIDDLDLIVLENVGNLVCPAEFDTGATKNAMILSVPEGDDKPLKYPLMFTVADVLLINKIDTLQMFNFDIDAVCDRARKLNPNINIFPISARTGEGIEAWINWLKTQVSEVKK from the coding sequence ATGGATCAATTTAAAATTGTTGAAATCAAGCAAAGTATTTATAAAAATAATGATATAGAAGCAGAAAAACTTAGAAACAAATTAAAAGCAAACAATAAGTTTTTATTGAATTTAATGAGTTCACCAGGCTCAGGAAAAACAACAACACTTTTAAGAACCATTGAACAATTAAAAGATTCAATGAAAATTGGAATTATGGAAGCCGATATTGATTCAGATGTAGATGCTAAAACAATCGCCGATACTGGAGTAAAAACCATCCAACTTCATACAGGTGGTATGTGTCATTTGGATGCACAGATGACTAGTGAAGGACTCGACAATCTAGAAATTGATGATTTAGATCTTATTGTTCTTGAAAATGTCGGCAATTTAGTATGTCCAGCTGAATTTGATACTGGTGCAACTAAAAATGCAATGATTCTATCAGTTCCTGAAGGAGATGACAAGCCCCTTAAATATCCTCTAATGTTTACAGTTGCTGATGTTTTATTAATCAATAAAATTGATACTTTACAAATGTTTAATTTTGACATAGATGCTGTTTGTGACCGTGCTAGAAAACTTAATCCAAATATTAATATTTTCCCAATTTCAGCCCGTACTGGTGAAGGGATTGAAGCTTGGATCAATTGGCTAAAAACTCAAGTATCAGAAGTGAAAAAATAA
- a CDS encoding DmpA family aminopeptidase: protein MNEQKRIRDFYPSIGNMKTGNKNSITDVPGVKVGHVTLDDGEIKTGVTAIVPHNRNLFKEKVIGACHVINGFGKSIGLVQIEELGNIETPIILTNTLSIGAAHEGLVKYMLSIDENIQSLNPIVCECNDGYLNDIRGLHVKDFHISEAIKNASSEFEEGNVGAGTGMMCYGLKGGIGTSSRIVNLDNREYIVGVLVLSNFGIIDDFMINGNFIGKELKYIVNTEKQRDDKGSIILIVATDIPLSSRQLKRVIKRVNPGIARTGGFIGHGSGEIAIGFSTGNIIKHQENKEILDIKIINEPNINKVFRATSEATEEAILNSLICSNTTTGKNGHKVYSLANFPINSPYNFSSSKYK, encoded by the coding sequence TTGAACGAACAAAAAAGAATTAGAGATTTCTATCCGTCTATCGGAAATATGAAAACAGGAAATAAAAACTCCATTACTGATGTACCCGGAGTCAAGGTAGGTCATGTAACATTGGATGATGGTGAAATAAAAACAGGCGTTACAGCAATTGTCCCTCATAATAGAAACTTATTTAAAGAAAAAGTTATAGGTGCTTGTCACGTAATTAACGGCTTTGGGAAAAGTATAGGATTGGTACAAATTGAGGAATTAGGAAATATAGAAACTCCAATAATACTTACAAATACTTTAAGTATAGGTGCAGCTCATGAAGGACTAGTAAAATACATGCTTTCAATAGATGAGAATATACAATCTTTAAATCCTATTGTATGCGAATGTAATGATGGATATCTAAATGATATTAGGGGACTTCATGTTAAGGATTTTCATATATCTGAAGCTATAAAAAATGCAAGTTCTGAATTTGAAGAGGGAAACGTAGGTGCTGGAACTGGAATGATGTGTTATGGACTAAAAGGTGGAATTGGAACATCTTCACGTATAGTAAATCTTGACAATAGAGAATACATAGTAGGTGTACTGGTATTATCTAATTTTGGAATTATAGATGATTTTATGATAAATGGAAATTTTATTGGGAAAGAATTGAAATATATTGTAAATACTGAAAAACAAAGAGATGATAAAGGATCAATAATCTTAATAGTAGCTACTGATATTCCCCTTTCTTCTAGACAGCTAAAAAGAGTTATCAAAAGAGTAAATCCAGGCATAGCTAGAACTGGAGGATTTATTGGCCATGGCAGTGGAGAAATAGCTATAGGGTTTTCTACAGGAAATATTATTAAACATCAAGAAAATAAAGAAATACTTGATATAAAAATTATTAATGAACCAAACATTAATAAAGTATTTAGAGCCACATCTGAAGCAACAGAAGAAGCTATTCTCAATTCCTTGATATGTTCAAATACTACTACAGGAAAAAATGGACATAAAGTTTATTCTCTGGCTAATTTTCCTATCAACTCTCCCTACAATTTTAGCAGTTCTAAATATAAATAA
- a CDS encoding HutD/Ves family protein, with amino-acid sequence MTCEVKLIKSDEFQISEWSGGTTTQIAIYPKEAIYSKRNFTWRISSAKVEVEESTFTHLPGINRIIMILDGEIELVHENHHKCTLKPFEQDSFNGSWNTKSYGKVVDFNLMMNENARGDLESLFIKENEEKKFTLSIGKEDYFKNTQVIYCVYGQTKLHIPLTNNTLTLYEKEAAMLTIDNINPVEFTIYNDHKNIAKLVKTNIMY; translated from the coding sequence ATGACATGCGAAGTAAAATTAATAAAAAGTGATGAATTTCAGATAAGTGAATGGTCAGGAGGAACTACAACACAAATTGCTATATATCCAAAAGAGGCTATATATAGCAAAAGAAATTTCACTTGGCGTATTAGTTCAGCTAAAGTTGAAGTTGAAGAATCAACTTTTACCCATCTTCCAGGAATCAATAGAATCATTATGATACTTGATGGAGAAATTGAGCTGGTACATGAAAATCATCATAAATGTACTTTGAAACCTTTTGAACAAGATAGTTTTAATGGTAGCTGGAATACAAAAAGTTATGGAAAGGTAGTAGATTTTAACTTGATGATGAATGAAAACGCAAGGGGAGATTTAGAAAGTCTATTCATCAAAGAAAATGAAGAAAAGAAGTTTACTTTAAGTATAGGCAAAGAAGACTATTTTAAAAATACTCAAGTTATTTATTGTGTATATGGACAAACAAAATTGCATATTCCTTTAACTAATAATACATTAACCTTATATGAAAAAGAAGCTGCTATGCTAACTATAGATAATATAAATCCAGTAGAATTTACAATATATAATGATCATAAAAATATAGCTAAGCTAGTCAAAACTAATATTATGTATTAA
- a CDS encoding tyrosine-type recombinase/integrase: MVQDTNNNTIKYFTQNEMQKLFQAIKNSTSKHSLRDFAIIRVCYRCGLRASEIALIKLNNYNKEKGELYCQRLKGSKNNTIRLDSSTKKALDEYIKIYNISNSNEILFKSQENKPISRQTLDYIMKKYCKEANIQDKSKHHFHTIKHTTAVHLAESGLDIKELQWWLGHKSVSNTEIYFQFTTKQQEMMYKKLNEKNEMV; this comes from the coding sequence ATGGTACAAGATACAAACAACAACACAATAAAATATTTCACTCAAAATGAAATGCAAAAACTTTTTCAAGCTATTAAAAATTCCACTTCTAAACACTCTTTAAGGGATTTTGCAATAATTAGAGTCTGTTATAGATGCGGATTAAGGGCTTCAGAAATAGCTTTAATTAAACTAAATAATTATAATAAGGAAAAGGGGGAATTATATTGCCAAAGATTAAAGGGAAGCAAGAATAATACAATAAGATTAGATTCCTCAACCAAAAAAGCCCTTGATGAATATATAAAAATATATAATATATCAAATAGCAATGAAATTTTATTCAAAAGTCAAGAAAATAAACCTATATCTAGACAAACCTTAGATTATATTATGAAAAAATATTGCAAAGAAGCAAATATTCAAGATAAATCAAAACATCATTTTCATACAATAAAACACACAACTGCTGTTCATCTTGCTGAATCTGGTTTAGATATAAAAGAACTCCAATGGTGGCTAGGACATAAATCAGTTTCTAATACAGAAATATATTTCCAATTTACAACAAAACAGCAAGAAATGATGTATAAAAAATTAAATGAAAAAAATGAAATGGTATAG
- a CDS encoding bifunctional diguanylate cyclase/phosphodiesterase, producing MAQIYNQNEDYSEIVEGINFSFNKCKDLIQDLTNDKDRFAICQLKVTNLKMYCYRFGYKYGHAMICHVYMELKKYLDNKGVVIRVHDNILILVLWNFNNKMELEKFIEEFLAKFENPCDIMNHKIKIQMNIGLAIYPQNGEEIEMLLRYADIALDYCQKDSCKKYEFFNFDMYLKVAMKEIEEMDILNALTDKEFILYYQPQVNLYTNRIYGFEALIRWDHPLYGLLPPFLFIDKLIENGAINEVGKWIMEEACRQKKIWNQLRYKDIIVSVNVSIEQLEDENFHLLIKDLLKKFNIKASSLNIEITEHEPYKLQKSVINNLKEIKKLGARIYLDDFGTSYCYLNNLCVLPVDGIKIDKFFIDDIEKNKKKYIVTKQTIELANQLGIDVVAEGIERKEQIDYLKEIGCYKAQGYFFGKPMPFDETISILENTSFELN from the coding sequence ATGGCTCAAATTTATAATCAAAATGAAGACTATTCAGAAATAGTTGAAGGTATCAACTTTTCATTTAATAAATGTAAAGATTTAATACAAGATTTAACAAACGATAAAGATAGATTTGCCATATGTCAATTAAAGGTTACAAATCTTAAAATGTATTGCTATAGATTTGGGTACAAATATGGACATGCCATGATATGTCATGTTTATATGGAATTAAAAAAATATCTTGACAATAAGGGAGTAGTAATTAGAGTTCATGATAATATATTAATTCTTGTATTGTGGAATTTTAATAACAAAATGGAGCTAGAGAAATTTATTGAAGAATTTTTAGCTAAATTTGAAAATCCATGCGATATAATGAATCATAAGATAAAAATCCAAATGAACATTGGTTTAGCTATTTATCCACAAAATGGTGAGGAAATAGAAATGCTTTTAAGATATGCGGACATTGCATTGGATTATTGTCAAAAAGACTCATGTAAGAAATATGAATTTTTTAATTTTGATATGTATTTAAAGGTTGCAATGAAAGAAATAGAGGAGATGGATATTTTAAATGCTTTAACTGATAAAGAATTTATTTTATATTATCAGCCTCAAGTGAATTTATATACTAATAGAATATATGGATTTGAAGCATTAATAAGATGGGATCATCCATTATATGGTCTACTACCCCCTTTTTTATTTATTGATAAGTTAATAGAAAATGGAGCAATAAATGAAGTAGGGAAATGGATAATGGAGGAAGCTTGTCGTCAAAAGAAAATATGGAATCAGTTAAGATATAAAGATATTATTGTATCTGTTAACGTGTCCATTGAACAATTGGAAGACGAGAATTTTCACTTACTTATTAAGGATTTATTAAAAAAATTCAATATAAAAGCTTCTTCTTTAAATATTGAGATTACAGAACATGAACCATATAAGCTCCAAAAGTCTGTTATAAATAATTTAAAAGAGATTAAGAAATTAGGAGCAAGAATTTATTTAGATGATTTTGGTACATCCTATTGTTATTTAAATAATTTATGTGTTTTGCCTGTTGATGGAATCAAAATAGATAAATTTTTTATTGATGATATTGAGAAAAATAAAAAGAAGTATATTGTGACTAAACAAACTATAGAACTTGCCAATCAGTTAGGTATTGATGTTGTTGCTGAAGGCATTGAGAGGAAAGAACAAATAGACTATTTAAAGGAAATAGGTTGTTATAAAGCTCAAGGATATTTCTTTGGTAAACCGATGCCTTTTGATGAAACAATTAGTATATTAGAAAATACTTCTTTTGAATTAAATTAA
- a CDS encoding zinc dependent phospholipase C family protein, whose protein sequence is MSIIEATYDHILRIVFRIANPIKKSIIKTQCKVHKSINMDALKILKNDKFLIQYNFFKSYIQDINEGAVWADQDFKSSNHFYNPHKKKGLYGRKSAMDLGVDYYSKALILWKSGDLKKSMFYLGAAIHIVQDMTIPQHANIRLLDNHHQYESYVKRTYKYLEDFKIEKGAYLLDSIEDYIRFNAKVAIKIYKKFKTISDDEERFYRITKCALPLAKRTTAGAMILFYNEIDN, encoded by the coding sequence ATGAGTATCATTGAAGCAACATATGATCATATTCTAAGAATAGTATTTAGAATAGCAAATCCAATTAAAAAATCAATAATCAAAACTCAATGTAAAGTTCATAAATCAATCAATATGGATGCTTTAAAAATTCTTAAAAATGATAAATTTTTAATACAATACAATTTTTTTAAGAGTTATATTCAGGATATAAATGAAGGCGCTGTATGGGCTGATCAAGATTTCAAAAGCTCAAATCATTTTTACAATCCTCATAAAAAAAAGGGACTATATGGAAGAAAAAGTGCAATGGACTTAGGGGTTGATTATTATTCTAAAGCTCTTATCCTATGGAAAAGTGGTGACTTAAAAAAATCCATGTTTTATTTAGGTGCAGCTATTCACATTGTCCAAGACATGACAATTCCTCAACATGCCAATATTCGCCTATTAGATAATCATCATCAGTATGAGTCCTATGTAAAACGTACATATAAATATTTAGAAGATTTTAAGATAGAAAAGGGAGCCTATTTACTAGATTCTATAGAGGACTATATAAGATTCAATGCAAAAGTTGCTATTAAAATCTATAAAAAATTTAAAACCATATCCGATGATGAAGAAAGATTTTATCGAATAACAAAATGTGCCCTCCCCCTAGCAAAGAGAACTACAGCTGGAGCTATGATTTTGTTCTATAATGAAATTGATAACTAA
- a CDS encoding calcium/sodium antiporter: MEELIYSILNQASTLILLMVIGFSLFVLSKGADILVNEAVALSIRWGVPKMIIGATIVSLGTTLPEATVSVFAAINGNPDLALGNAIGSIIADTGLIIGLAALVGTLPIDRNTINRQGPLQLIAGILLSVVCLPFLSKGPEGRITQWMGFVFIGLLVIYIIGSIRGAKNSSTSASSEIEGKESSLILQLIKFALGIVLVIFSSKLLIPAVELTAIRVGIPQSVIAATLVAFGTSLPELVTAITAVKKGHGELAVGNIIGADILNVLFVVGSAAAVTKEGLLVPTNFYKLQIPTMLIVLFAFHFFAKNKDNVISKGEGAFLVGMYFIYLVLNYIWV, translated from the coding sequence ATGGAAGAACTAATTTATTCAATTCTTAATCAAGCATCAACGCTTATTTTACTTATGGTTATTGGCTTTAGTTTATTTGTATTGAGTAAAGGTGCTGATATTTTAGTCAATGAAGCGGTAGCATTGTCTATTCGCTGGGGTGTACCTAAAATGATTATTGGTGCTACTATTGTGAGTCTAGGAACAACATTGCCAGAAGCTACTGTATCTGTATTTGCTGCAATTAATGGCAATCCAGATTTAGCTTTAGGAAATGCTATTGGTTCAATAATTGCAGATACAGGTCTCATTATTGGGCTTGCAGCTCTAGTAGGAACATTGCCAATAGATAGAAATACTATAAACAGACAAGGGCCTTTGCAATTAATTGCTGGCATATTGTTGTCTGTTGTGTGTTTGCCTTTTTTATCTAAAGGACCTGAAGGAAGAATTACACAATGGATGGGTTTTGTTTTTATTGGTTTATTAGTTATATATATTATTGGGAGTATTCGAGGAGCAAAAAATTCTAGTACTTCGGCATCATCAGAAATCGAAGGAAAAGAAAGTTCTTTGATTTTACAGCTTATAAAATTTGCATTAGGTATAGTATTAGTTATTTTTTCATCTAAGTTACTTATACCTGCTGTTGAGCTTACAGCTATTCGTGTGGGTATTCCACAAAGTGTTATTGCAGCTACCTTGGTTGCTTTTGGTACAAGTTTACCTGAGCTTGTAACGGCCATAACTGCTGTGAAAAAAGGACATGGAGAATTAGCGGTTGGCAATATTATTGGAGCGGATATATTGAATGTTCTATTTGTTGTCGGTAGTGCTGCAGCAGTAACTAAAGAAGGTTTACTTGTTCCGACTAATTTTTACAAACTTCAAATACCAACTATGCTAATTGTACTATTTGCTTTTCACTTTTTTGCTAAAAACAAAGATAATGTTATTAGTAAAGGAGAAGGTGCTTTTTTAGTTGGAATGTATTTTATTTATTTAGTATTAAATTATATTTGGGTATAA
- a CDS encoding methylglyoxal synthase — protein sequence MGLGDEFISVKMGKQKHIALIAHDNRKEDLIRWVETNKDKLGRHFLCGTGTTARLISEKVHLPVRAFNSGPLGGDQQIGSRIAEGGIDFMIFFWDPLSAQPHDPDVKALLRIAVLYDIPVANNQATADFLLSSPLMEEEYERKIIDYSKRIHIRTVEGLENMKK from the coding sequence ATGGGTTTAGGAGATGAATTTATCTCAGTTAAAATGGGAAAACAAAAACATATAGCTCTAATTGCTCATGACAATAGGAAAGAAGATTTGATTCGGTGGGTAGAAACAAATAAAGATAAGCTTGGAAGACATTTTTTATGTGGAACAGGAACTACTGCAAGGCTTATTTCAGAAAAAGTTCATTTGCCTGTGAGAGCTTTTAATAGTGGACCACTAGGAGGGGATCAACAAATTGGTTCTCGTATTGCTGAAGGTGGAATAGACTTTATGATTTTCTTTTGGGATCCCTTGTCAGCTCAACCCCATGATCCAGATGTAAAAGCACTTCTTCGTATTGCAGTATTATATGATATACCAGTTGCAAACAATCAAGCTACAGCAGATTTTTTGCTTTCATCGCCACTAATGGAAGAAGAATATGAAAGAAAAATAATTGATTATTCTAAAAGAATTCATATTAGAACTGTAGAAGGCTTAGAAAATATGAAGAAATAG
- a CDS encoding M55 family metallopeptidase, giving the protein MKIYISLDMEGIAGSFDWEQETKSKADVKNCIYEQMEWVLQGIVESSINKKISEIVIADSHAMGDNLSYDFTSLDDRIYIISGYPRHQYMMPGFNNTYDIVFFIGYHAGVGALNGAMDHTYSSRRVHKIWINDKAMNESFINAAYAGYYSVPVGLIVGDETLHSELNTDDGMPWVEYVSTKEALGKFSAKLKPKNIVKNETIHAVKRCLNQDIEKIPIYTFQYPVTLKIEFATTAMADVASLMPYTNRIDGRTIEFIHMDYKTIFDALMALVTLASSVNA; this is encoded by the coding sequence ATGAAAATCTATATATCATTAGACATGGAGGGAATAGCAGGTAGCTTTGATTGGGAGCAAGAAACTAAGAGCAAAGCAGATGTAAAAAATTGCATTTACGAACAAATGGAATGGGTGTTACAAGGAATAGTTGAAAGTTCAATAAATAAAAAAATAAGTGAAATTGTAATTGCTGATTCTCACGCTATGGGAGACAATCTTTCATACGATTTCACTTCCCTTGATGATAGAATTTATATCATCTCTGGATATCCAAGACATCAATATATGATGCCTGGATTTAACAATACTTATGATATAGTATTTTTCATTGGCTATCATGCAGGAGTAGGAGCATTAAATGGAGCTATGGATCATACATATTCAAGTAGGAGAGTACATAAAATATGGATAAATGACAAAGCTATGAACGAATCCTTTATAAATGCTGCTTATGCAGGGTATTACTCTGTTCCTGTAGGCCTTATTGTAGGAGATGAAACACTCCATAGTGAACTCAATACAGATGATGGAATGCCTTGGGTTGAATATGTGTCTACAAAAGAAGCCTTGGGGAAATTTTCTGCAAAGCTAAAACCTAAAAACATAGTTAAAAATGAAACAATACATGCTGTAAAAAGATGTCTAAATCAAGATATAGAAAAAATTCCAATATACACATTTCAATATCCAGTCACTTTAAAGATAGAATTTGCAACAACAGCCATGGCAGACGTAGCATCTCTCATGCCTTATACCAATCGAATTGATGGGCGAACTATCGAATTTATTCATATGGATTATAAAACAATATTTGACGCTCTAATGGCATTAGTGACTCTTGCTAGTAGTGTAAATGCATAA